The following coding sequences are from one Planctomycetaceae bacterium window:
- a CDS encoding YchF family ATPase — MKTAFLGITGSGKSTLMAAVSGRKMAQAGVSQIEEAVAKVPDERLDWLRDLYKPKKNVPATIDCLDVPGLSFADDHTRASARKLLTNARTTDLLVLVIRAFDNAGMKPEPMKELSTLMTEILLADLELVETRIINLEKQVNKPSKDQAKQKTELAFQLRLREAIENEKPLKAAIQSAEEVELVRPLGFLTLKPMVVVFNTPEGEPSQSFDTKGVLDASIPTISVCVSIEYEISQLDDEESKKDFMKDLGLTESAAKKLVRSCYSALGLIDFFTVGEDENRAWSILAGTTALDAAGKIHSDIKRGFIRAETISYADLKQYGDEKAVKAAGKFRLEGKTYIVQDGDIMNFRFNV; from the coding sequence ATGAAAACAGCATTTCTTGGTATAACCGGTTCAGGCAAAAGTACATTAATGGCGGCGGTCAGCGGCAGGAAGATGGCACAGGCCGGCGTGTCACAGATTGAAGAAGCCGTTGCCAAAGTGCCGGATGAAAGGCTCGACTGGCTGCGTGATTTGTATAAACCGAAAAAAAATGTCCCGGCGACAATTGATTGTCTTGATGTTCCGGGTCTTTCGTTTGCCGATGACCACACTCGCGCATCTGCACGAAAACTGCTCACAAATGCCCGCACAACGGATTTGCTTGTGCTTGTGATACGCGCGTTCGATAATGCGGGAATGAAGCCGGAGCCAATGAAAGAGCTTTCAACTTTGATGACGGAAATTCTGCTGGCAGACCTTGAGCTTGTCGAAACGAGAATCATAAATCTTGAAAAGCAGGTAAATAAGCCGTCGAAAGACCAGGCCAAACAAAAAACGGAACTTGCGTTTCAGTTGAGACTCCGCGAAGCGATTGAAAATGAAAAGCCGTTGAAGGCCGCAATTCAAAGCGCAGAAGAAGTTGAACTCGTCAGGCCGCTTGGTTTCCTGACACTCAAACCAATGGTTGTTGTTTTCAACACGCCGGAGGGTGAACCCTCGCAAAGTTTTGATACCAAAGGCGTACTTGATGCGAGCATACCGACAATCAGCGTTTGTGTGAGTATCGAATATGAAATAAGCCAGCTTGATGATGAAGAGAGTAAAAAAGATTTTATGAAGGATTTAGGCCTGACAGAATCCGCAGCGAAAAAACTTGTGCGAAGCTGTTATTCGGCGCTTGGCCTGATAGACTTTTTCACAGTCGGCGAAGACGAAAATCGTGCATGGTCGATTTTAGCAGGTACAACCGCGCTCGACGCGGCCGGCAAAATCCACAGCGATATCAAACGCGGCTTCATTCGCGCAGAGACAATCAGTTATGCAGACTTGAAACAATACGGCGATGAAAAAGCGGTCAAAGCCGCCGGTAAATTCCGTCTTGAAGGAAAAACTTATATCGTCCAGGACGGCGATATTATGAATTTCAGATTTAACGTATAA
- a CDS encoding U32 family peptidase, with protein sequence MNRKIELLAPAKDAETAIAAITCGADAVYMGAERFGARQAAANSPEDIKKVLDFAHQYYAKVYIALNILMYDGEITIAEKMIQQLYAMGIDGLIIQDMGLLELDLPPIPLIASTQMDNSSLEKVKFLQDVGFSRAILARELSIEEIKHIRDNVSIDLECFVHGALCVSKSGQCYLSCALGGRSGNRGQCAQPCRRLYTLKDEQGNILTKDRYLLSIKDLNLSGHLEELIDAGISTFKIEGRLKDVTYVVNTVSYYRKLLDSILEKRNLQKNSSGKIHFNFEPNPEKTFNRGFTDFNFADKQAKIGSINTPKTVGEFVGTVKKVEKTFFIIDTKLDLHSGDGVCFFDWQNNLSGTTINIVEGQKVYAQKMNEISVGLKVYRNNDHQFSQKLTNQPAERKIGLSIKVQETDNSLVICGIDEDGNCEKVDIPGEKKLALKVDAAKEAFHNQLTRLGNTIFNCDNLQIETANMYFVPASQLNEARRQLVEKLIIERKKNRPRQEIKITKNDVPYFEKHLSFNGNAINAMAFDFYTRHGVEAIEQGAESGLNLIGEKVMTTKYCLRRELNMCEPNAEPLILQDEDGREYKVKFLCGKCGMEIYLGDEYAE encoded by the coding sequence ATGAACAGAAAAATCGAATTATTAGCACCAGCCAAAGACGCCGAAACCGCCATAGCCGCCATCACCTGCGGCGCGGACGCGGTCTATATGGGAGCCGAGAGATTCGGCGCTCGTCAGGCTGCGGCAAATTCACCTGAAGATATTAAAAAAGTCCTCGATTTCGCTCATCAATATTACGCGAAGGTTTACATCGCGCTTAATATTCTGATGTACGATGGGGAAATTACCATCGCCGAAAAAATGATTCAGCAATTATACGCGATGGGAATTGACGGCCTGATTATTCAGGATATGGGACTGCTCGAGTTAGACCTGCCGCCGATTCCGTTAATCGCCAGCACACAGATGGATAACAGCAGTCTGGAAAAAGTTAAATTCCTGCAGGATGTCGGATTTTCAAGAGCAATCCTCGCTCGCGAACTTTCGATTGAGGAAATCAAACATATTCGCGACAACGTCTCCATCGACTTGGAATGTTTTGTTCACGGTGCGTTGTGCGTCAGCAAAAGCGGCCAATGCTATTTGAGCTGCGCACTTGGCGGCAGAAGCGGAAACCGCGGACAATGCGCACAGCCCTGCCGAAGGCTTTATACGCTGAAAGACGAACAAGGCAATATACTGACAAAAGACAGGTATCTTCTTTCGATTAAAGATTTGAACCTTTCCGGACATTTGGAAGAATTGATTGACGCCGGCATAAGCACATTCAAAATCGAAGGCCGATTGAAAGATGTTACGTATGTCGTCAATACCGTCAGCTACTACCGTAAACTGCTGGATTCGATTCTTGAAAAAAGAAATCTTCAAAAAAATTCTTCCGGCAAAATTCATTTTAATTTCGAGCCGAATCCGGAAAAAACTTTCAATCGCGGCTTCACTGATTTTAATTTCGCAGACAAACAGGCAAAAATCGGTTCAATCAATACGCCCAAAACCGTCGGCGAATTTGTCGGCACTGTTAAAAAAGTAGAAAAGACATTTTTCATTATCGATACAAAATTAGATTTGCACAGCGGCGACGGTGTATGCTTCTTCGACTGGCAGAATAATTTGTCCGGCACAACGATAAATATTGTTGAAGGCCAAAAAGTTTACGCTCAAAAAATGAATGAAATCAGCGTCGGTCTAAAAGTTTATCGTAATAATGACCATCAATTCTCGCAAAAACTCACCAATCAGCCCGCCGAGCGGAAAATCGGACTTTCAATAAAAGTACAGGAAACCGACAATAGCTTGGTTATATGCGGTATCGATGAAGATGGGAATTGTGAGAAAGTGGATATTCCCGGCGAAAAGAAACTGGCGTTAAAAGTCGATGCCGCAAAAGAAGCTTTTCATAATCAGCTTACAAGACTGGGGAACACTATTTTCAATTGCGATAATCTGCAAATCGAAACTGCCAATATGTATTTCGTGCCGGCATCTCAATTGAACGAAGCAAGACGACAGCTTGTCGAAAAATTAATTATTGAACGCAAAAAAAACAGACCGCGACAGGAAATCAAGATTACAAAAAATGATGTTCCGTATTTTGAAAAGCATTTGTCATTCAACGGCAACGCAATAAATGCAATGGCGTTCGATTTTTATACCCGTCACGGCGTTGAAGCCATCGAACAAGGCGCAGAGTCGGGCCTGAATCTTATAGGCGAAAAAGTAATGACGACAAAATATTGTCTGCGAAGAGAATTGAATATGTGCGAGCCGAACGCAGAGCCGCTGATTCTGCAGGATGAAGACGGCAGAGAATACAAAGTCAAATTTCTCTGCGGAAAATGCGGAATGGAAATTTATCTCGGCGACGAGTACGCAGAATAA
- a CDS encoding type IV pilus twitching motility protein PilT, whose translation MATVHIDRLLEACIKMGGSDLHITVGRPPVLRLHGRLRSLETKVLEPEDTTALMKSITPDKNQQEFQEVGSTDFGFAFGDKARFRTAVFRQKGNVAMVLRLIPSELMSFDKIGLPKICAALCRRPRGLFLVTGPTGSGKTTTLASMINYINETLDRHIITVEHPIEYYHQHKKSIINQREVGIDVPSFAESLRRALRQDPDVILVGELRDLETMENAIRAAETGHLVFSTVHTTGCQGTINRIVNVFPVDQQEQIRIQLSTNLIAVLSQALCPLKVGKGRVAAYEFMVVTPAISNLIRENKTFRIESAIQTGKGLGMQLLDDHLWELYDSDKISLEEMVEKARQPSMLLEKAEKKLGGRTAEFMKELEGIGPIIGAKE comes from the coding sequence ATGGCTACTGTACATATTGACAGGCTTCTCGAAGCATGTATTAAAATGGGCGGTTCAGACTTGCACATCACAGTCGGAAGACCGCCGGTATTAAGACTCCACGGCAGGCTTCGTTCGCTCGAAACAAAAGTTCTCGAACCTGAAGATACGACAGCACTTATGAAGAGTATCACTCCTGACAAAAACCAGCAGGAGTTCCAGGAAGTAGGAAGTACAGACTTCGGTTTTGCTTTTGGCGATAAAGCCCGTTTCAGAACCGCAGTTTTCCGTCAAAAAGGCAACGTCGCGATGGTTTTGCGTTTGATTCCGTCAGAGCTGATGAGCTTTGATAAAATCGGTTTGCCGAAGATTTGCGCGGCTCTGTGCAGAAGGCCCAGAGGTTTGTTCCTCGTTACCGGCCCGACCGGAAGCGGAAAAACCACAACGCTTGCCAGTATGATTAACTATATCAACGAAACGCTCGACCGGCACATCATTACAGTTGAGCATCCTATCGAATATTATCATCAGCACAAAAAATCGATTATCAATCAGCGTGAAGTCGGCATAGACGTGCCTTCATTTGCCGAATCTTTGAGAAGAGCTTTAAGACAGGACCCTGACGTTATCCTCGTCGGTGAATTGCGAGACCTTGAAACAATGGAAAACGCTATTCGTGCCGCGGAAACCGGACACTTGGTGTTCAGTACAGTTCACACCACCGGCTGCCAGGGTACTATCAACCGTATCGTCAACGTGTTCCCTGTTGACCAGCAGGAACAGATTCGTATTCAGTTGAGCACAAACTTGATTGCGGTTTTGAGTCAGGCGTTGTGTCCATTGAAAGTCGGCAAAGGCCGAGTCGCCGCTTATGAATTTATGGTGGTAACACCGGCTATTTCGAACCTTATTCGCGAAAACAAGACCTTTAGAATCGAGTCTGCGATTCAAACTGGTAAGGGACTTGGTATGCAGCTTCTCGATGACCATCTTTGGGAACTGTACGATTCGGACAAGATAAGTCTTGAAGAGATGGTTGAAAAGGCCAGACAGCCGAGTATGCTTCTCGAAAAAGCCGAGAAGAAACTGGGCGGCAGAACTGCCGAATTTATGAAAGAGCTGGAAGGAATCGGGCCTATTATTGGGGCGAAAGAGTAA
- a CDS encoding GspE/PulE family protein, protein MSKNRRKLGEILYKSGLIGKEALISAIKTSQQKHKRLGEELIELGLTTEEEICKAIAHQFGLNYIDLDRFHVSKEAMQLIPNEVVQKFSVLPIAKENGKLKLIISDPLDLDMLDTLRFRLNSELECSIASPTKIRAFIERSIDNVRSSIDATAAELAAEGHSIEAEILKAEAAGEDDEGPVIRLVNLIIDEAVRMKASDIHIEPMTDRVRVRYRVDGVCSERDTIPKHMQASLLARFKILSGMDISERRLPQDGRIQREIDGKKIDFRVSALPGYHGESTVLRILSPESINIGIQALGLGDEDNQKFLRIIKRPNGIFLVTGPTGSGKSTTLYSALKELNKPDKKIITAEDPVEYNVAGINQCQVKEDIGLTFAKILRAMLRQAPNVILVGEIRDGEVADIAIQAALTGHLVFSTLHTNDASSAITRLIDMGVKPFLVSSSIQAIMAQRLVRRLCPNCKIIDEHPDPHYLRLLNIGPEDLKKHQIYKGAGCNKCHGMGYKGRQGIFEILEMNSQLRELAFARAPASEIRKAAKASGMSTLLEDGRQKIFKGITTPEEVSKHSQAEGLVLD, encoded by the coding sequence ATGAGTAAAAACCGGAGAAAATTAGGCGAAATTCTCTATAAAAGCGGACTGATAGGCAAAGAAGCCTTAATCAGCGCCATCAAAACGAGCCAGCAGAAACACAAGCGGCTCGGCGAAGAGCTTATAGAGCTGGGACTTACGACCGAAGAAGAAATCTGTAAAGCAATCGCCCATCAGTTTGGTCTCAATTACATCGACCTCGACAGATTCCACGTTTCCAAAGAGGCGATGCAGCTTATTCCTAATGAAGTCGTCCAAAAATTCAGCGTTTTGCCGATAGCCAAAGAAAACGGCAAACTTAAACTTATCATCAGCGACCCGCTCGACCTCGATATGCTCGATACTTTGCGTTTCAGGCTCAACAGCGAGCTGGAATGCAGTATCGCAAGTCCCACAAAGATTCGTGCTTTCATCGAACGAAGCATCGATAACGTTCGCAGCAGTATCGACGCCACGGCAGCGGAACTTGCCGCCGAGGGGCACTCGATTGAAGCGGAAATTCTCAAGGCTGAAGCTGCCGGCGAAGATGACGAAGGCCCGGTTATCAGGCTTGTAAACCTCATTATCGACGAAGCTGTTCGTATGAAGGCAAGTGATATTCACATCGAACCGATGACTGACCGCGTAAGGGTTCGTTATCGTGTTGACGGCGTTTGTTCCGAACGAGATACGATACCAAAGCATATGCAGGCCTCGCTTCTCGCGAGATTCAAGATTTTGTCCGGTATGGACATTTCAGAACGAAGACTGCCGCAGGATGGAAGAATTCAGCGTGAAATCGACGGAAAGAAGATTGACTTCCGTGTTTCGGCGCTGCCAGGCTATCACGGCGAAAGTACCGTGCTTCGTATTTTGTCGCCGGAATCGATTAATATCGGTATTCAGGCGCTCGGTTTGGGCGATGAAGATAATCAGAAATTTTTAAGAATCATCAAAAGGCCGAACGGCATTTTCCTTGTAACAGGCCCAACCGGTAGCGGTAAAAGTACAACGCTTTATTCAGCGTTGAAGGAACTCAACAAGCCTGACAAGAAAATTATTACTGCTGAAGACCCTGTCGAATATAACGTAGCCGGCATTAATCAGTGTCAGGTGAAAGAGGATATTGGACTTACTTTTGCAAAGATTTTGAGAGCTATGCTGCGTCAGGCGCCGAACGTGATTCTCGTCGGTGAAATTCGTGACGGCGAAGTTGCGGATATCGCCATTCAAGCCGCTCTTACAGGCCACTTGGTGTTTAGTACGCTGCACACAAACGACGCGTCGAGTGCGATTACGCGTCTTATCGATATGGGCGTAAAGCCGTTCCTTGTCTCAAGTTCCATTCAGGCTATTATGGCACAGCGTCTTGTTCGAAGGCTTTGCCCGAATTGCAAGATTATCGATGAGCATCCCGACCCGCACTATTTAAGACTGCTCAATATCGGGCCGGAAGATTTGAAAAAACATCAGATTTACAAAGGTGCCGGATGCAACAAGTGCCACGGCATGGGTTATAAAGGCCGACAGGGCATTTTTGAAATACTTGAAATGAACTCCCAATTGCGTGAGCTTGCTTTCGCAAGGGCGCCGGCTTCTGAAATAAGAAAAGCCGCCAAAGCGAGCGGTATGAGTACTCTGCTCGAAGACGGCAGACAAAAGATATTTAAAGGTATAACCACGCCTGAAGAAGTATCGAAACATTCACAGGCTGAAGGTTTGGTTTTGGATTAA
- a CDS encoding cation:proton antiporter, with amino-acid sequence MYHISHSVLFILGLGIFCGLLGAWFFQRIKFPQVMGYIIIGLIIGESGFKLITTADIKMLEPFNLFALGIIGFLVGGELKIDIFRKYAKQFMAILFGEGLGAFFVVGSGIFICLYLLFHSFSTALAGAVVYGAIASATDPASTIDVLWEYRSRGVLTTSLIAIVALDDALAMGLYGLGTSVAQMVTNHGGSISRQMIAVAIDLIGSLVLGAVCAMIMIALLKWLKIQAERNLAFIVGLIFLMIAVSVYLEMDIILAAMALGFVLTNVEPRKSEKIFATMRSFSIPIYVLFFVLVGARLGISKMPAWLWLIIVIYVVGRSLGKMAGAYIGAAVTHGENVVKRYLGLGLFAQGGVAIGLSIMASTRLTNIMVTPDISLAEVIIFGVTATTLIVQLIGPPCVKLGIKLAGEIGMNVTEEDLIIRYKVRDVMADNPVTIREDTPLDQILNTFTRTDSLYYPVVDRNQKIKGLITIPAIRETFAHQNVANWLLACDIAQPILDKTTADTPLADALEYMKKYDIEYMPVVSADDTVTGEIKLRAVTRKIGAAIIKNQEKSDELAVA; translated from the coding sequence ATGTACCATATCAGCCATAGCGTTTTATTCATTTTAGGCCTTGGCATTTTTTGCGGTCTTTTGGGAGCGTGGTTTTTCCAAAGGATTAAGTTTCCGCAGGTAATGGGCTACATCATTATCGGCCTGATTATCGGCGAAAGCGGCTTCAAGCTCATCACAACAGCCGACATCAAAATGCTTGAGCCGTTCAATCTCTTCGCGTTGGGAATCATTGGTTTCCTCGTCGGCGGCGAACTCAAAATCGACATATTCCGCAAATACGCCAAGCAATTCATGGCGATTTTATTCGGCGAAGGCCTCGGCGCATTTTTCGTCGTCGGCAGCGGAATATTCATTTGCCTATACCTGCTTTTCCACAGCTTTTCGACCGCACTGGCAGGCGCAGTCGTCTATGGCGCTATCGCCTCGGCAACAGACCCCGCGTCAACCATCGACGTGCTGTGGGAATACCGCTCAAGGGGCGTCCTGACAACTTCACTAATCGCAATCGTTGCGCTCGACGATGCGCTTGCGATGGGTCTTTACGGACTGGGCACAAGCGTAGCACAGATGGTTACAAACCACGGCGGCTCAATCTCGCGCCAGATGATTGCCGTTGCAATCGACCTCATCGGTTCGCTCGTCCTCGGCGCCGTTTGCGCGATGATTATGATAGCTCTGCTCAAATGGCTAAAGATTCAGGCCGAAAGAAATCTCGCGTTTATCGTCGGACTGATATTTCTTATGATTGCCGTGTCAGTTTATTTAGAGATGGATATTATCCTCGCCGCGATGGCACTGGGCTTTGTACTCACAAACGTCGAACCACGCAAAAGCGAAAAAATATTCGCCACGATGCGGAGTTTTTCAATTCCGATTTACGTACTGTTCTTCGTACTGGTCGGTGCGAGACTCGGCATTTCAAAAATGCCCGCCTGGCTGTGGCTGATTATCGTTATATACGTTGTCGGCAGAAGCCTCGGCAAAATGGCCGGTGCATACATCGGCGCAGCCGTTACACATGGCGAAAACGTTGTTAAACGCTATCTCGGCCTGGGCCTTTTCGCACAGGGCGGCGTTGCTATCGGCCTTTCAATCATGGCAAGTACGCGTTTGACGAACATTATGGTTACGCCGGATATTTCGCTGGCGGAAGTCATTATCTTCGGCGTTACCGCTACCACGCTGATAGTCCAGCTCATCGGCCCGCCCTGCGTCAAGCTCGGCATCAAGCTCGCAGGCGAAATCGGAATGAACGTAACCGAAGAGGATTTGATTATCAGATACAAAGTCAGAGATGTTATGGCAGACAACCCTGTAACAATTCGCGAAGATACGCCGCTCGACCAGATTCTAAATACATTTACCAGAACAGACAGCCTTTATTATCCGGTCGTGGATAGAAACCAAAAAATCAAAGGCCTGATAACCATCCCAGCAATTCGTGAAACCTTCGCGCATCAGAACGTCGCGAACTGGCTTTTGGCATGTGATATCGCCCAGCCCATCCTCGACAAAACTACAGCAGACACCCCGCTTGCCGATGCGCTGGAATATATGAAGAAGTATGACATTGAATATATGCCCGTCGTTTCAGCAGATGACACAGTTACCGGCGAAATTAAATTAAGAGCCGTAACAAGAAAAATCGGAGCCGCGATTATTAAGAATCAGGAAAAATCAGACGAGTTAGCCGTCGCGTAA
- a CDS encoding Fe-S-containing hydro-lyase yields MIKINTPLTDDIVRTLKAGDEVAISGMIYTARDAAHKRLCELIAQGKELPVSLAGQVIYFVGPTPARPGKVIGSAGPTTSARMDKFSPMLLDAGLKGMIGKGYRGEAVRESLKKNCAVHFAALGGAGALLSQYIISAEVVAYEDLGTEAIRKLELKDFPAIVAYDSFGNTVFKKAK; encoded by the coding sequence ATGATTAAAATCAATACGCCACTGACTGATGATATAGTTCGCACGCTCAAAGCCGGCGATGAAGTCGCGATAAGCGGTATGATTTACACTGCGCGCGATGCCGCTCATAAGCGTTTGTGCGAATTGATTGCGCAGGGCAAAGAATTGCCTGTTTCGCTTGCCGGTCAGGTGATATATTTTGTCGGCCCGACACCTGCACGGCCGGGCAAAGTTATCGGCTCGGCGGGTCCGACGACATCGGCAAGAATGGATAAATTTTCGCCGATGCTTCTCGATGCCGGTCTGAAGGGAATGATTGGCAAAGGCTATCGCGGCGAAGCGGTCAGAGAATCGCTCAAGAAAAATTGCGCGGTACATTTTGCAGCATTGGGCGGAGCAGGCGCACTTTTGAGTCAATATATAATTTCCGCCGAGGTTGTGGCGTATGAAGATTTGGGAACTGAAGCAATTAGAAAATTGGAACTGAAAGATTTTCCCGCGATTGTCGCGTATGATTCTTTCGGCAATACAGTATTTAAAAAAGCAAAATAA
- a CDS encoding alcohol dehydrogenase catalytic domain-containing protein codes for MKALALTGLKRLEIIDWPAPKIVNDTDVLLKMAVVGVCGSDIHYYEDGKVGSQVVKYPYLIGHECSAIVEQVGKGVKNVKPGDRVVVEPAVSCHNCDQCKMGRENTCRKIKFLGTPGQGDGCLCEYMVMPEESCLVINDRLTLIQAALCEPFTIGLYAAKQGQGTHSEKIAILGSGPIGLSCMTAAKFLGVKKVYMTDKINSRLAVAKAHGADWTANPDEIDIVKEITKIEPLGVDVVYECAGQQSTIDQALEILRPGGKLVLVGIPRQSTMSFCIDYARRKEITIVNIRRQNRTTHETIELIADKKVNVDFMVTHKFPFKDAAQAFELVAGYKDGVIKAMIEF; via the coding sequence ATGAAGGCTCTGGCACTGACAGGTTTGAAAAGATTGGAAATTATCGACTGGCCTGCGCCGAAAATTGTGAACGATACGGATGTTTTACTTAAAATGGCCGTAGTCGGAGTTTGCGGCAGCGATATCCATTATTATGAAGATGGCAAAGTCGGTTCGCAGGTCGTAAAATATCCTTACCTCATCGGCCACGAATGTTCGGCGATAGTTGAGCAGGTTGGCAAAGGCGTGAAAAACGTAAAGCCCGGCGATAGAGTTGTTGTCGAGCCTGCGGTTTCCTGCCACAATTGCGATCAGTGCAAAATGGGCAGAGAAAACACATGCAGAAAAATAAAATTCCTCGGCACACCCGGCCAGGGCGACGGCTGCCTTTGCGAATATATGGTTATGCCCGAAGAAAGCTGCCTTGTTATAAATGACAGACTCACACTTATTCAGGCGGCACTTTGCGAACCTTTCACAATCGGTTTATATGCGGCAAAACAGGGACAAGGAACGCATAGTGAGAAAATCGCGATACTCGGCTCCGGCCCGATTGGCTTGAGTTGTATGACCGCTGCGAAATTTCTCGGCGTGAAAAAAGTTTATATGACAGACAAAATTAATTCCAGACTTGCTGTCGCAAAAGCGCACGGCGCGGATTGGACGGCAAATCCTGATGAGATTGATATTGTCAAAGAGATAACGAAGATTGAGCCGCTCGGAGTTGATGTGGTTTACGAATGCGCAGGTCAGCAGAGTACGATTGACCAGGCTCTTGAAATTTTGCGTCCAGGCGGGAAACTCGTGCTTGTCGGCATTCCGCGTCAAAGCACAATGTCGTTTTGTATTGATTATGCCCGCAGAAAAGAAATTACGATTGTTAATATCCGCCGGCAGAACAGAACAACGCACGAAACGATAGAACTGATTGCGGATAAAAAGGTGAATGTTGATTTTATGGTTACGCACAAATTTCCATTTAAGGATGCTGCACAGGCTTTTGAACTTGTCGCAGGTTATAAAGACGGCGTCATCAAAGCAATGATTGAATTTTAA
- a CDS encoding competence/damage-inducible protein A, with amino-acid sequence MKKAAILSVGNELLNGSTVDTNSNWLQKQLLTVSIPVVYTCSIVDDIDEIKNAIEYASTKADVILITGGLGPTDDDLTRQAIAKYLNVELEYHPDIYAKIENFFVSIKRPMVEKNKIQAYLPAGTSEIENNLGTAPGIFYQNNKILIASFPGVPYEMKEMFEKIVQPKLQELNRGNILVVKKIKCIGVGESSLAEMIGDMMERDRNPLINCTVDHGVITLHIISQAKDEKTAQASANKDIEKLRGILGGFIYAYDDLSLPEAVGRKLAEKKKTLAIAESCTGGLIAKLLTDISGSSKYFTYGWVTYSNEAKISQLGVDKNLIDKFGAVSSEVAAQMAIGAKKKSGADYAIAVTGIAGPDGGTTEKPVGLVYVSVAGPNETKTERFLFGARNRDFIRLRTSQVALNLLRLNLCN; translated from the coding sequence ATGAAAAAAGCAGCAATATTAAGCGTTGGTAACGAATTATTAAACGGCAGTACAGTTGATACAAACAGCAACTGGCTGCAAAAGCAACTACTCACAGTTTCGATTCCTGTCGTTTACACTTGTTCGATTGTCGATGATATTGACGAAATCAAAAACGCGATTGAATATGCATCAACAAAAGCCGACGTGATTTTAATCACCGGCGGCCTTGGCCCCACAGACGACGACCTCACGCGGCAGGCCATTGCAAAATACCTGAACGTCGAGCTTGAATATCATCCTGATATTTACGCGAAGATTGAAAATTTCTTCGTCTCAATCAAACGCCCGATGGTTGAGAAAAATAAAATTCAGGCGTATCTCCCTGCCGGCACAAGCGAAATCGAAAATAACCTCGGCACAGCTCCGGGCATTTTCTATCAGAATAATAAAATCCTAATCGCATCATTCCCCGGCGTGCCGTATGAAATGAAAGAGATGTTTGAAAAAATAGTTCAGCCGAAATTGCAGGAATTAAATCGTGGAAATATTTTAGTCGTAAAGAAAATAAAGTGCATCGGCGTAGGCGAATCTTCGCTTGCCGAAATGATAGGCGATATGATGGAGCGGGACAGAAATCCGCTGATTAACTGTACAGTTGACCACGGAGTTATCACTCTGCATATTATCTCGCAGGCAAAAGATGAAAAAACCGCGCAGGCTTCGGCGAACAAAGATATCGAAAAACTTCGCGGCATTCTCGGCGGATTTATTTACGCTTATGATGATTTGAGTTTGCCCGAAGCTGTTGGCCGAAAGCTTGCTGAAAAGAAAAAAACTCTGGCAATTGCCGAGTCCTGCACCGGCGGCCTGATAGCGAAATTACTTACCGATATTTCCGGCTCAAGCAAATATTTCACTTACGGCTGGGTTACATACAGCAACGAGGCGAAAATTTCACAACTCGGCGTTGATAAAAATCTGATAGACAAATTTGGAGCCGTCAGCAGCGAAGTTGCGGCACAAATGGCGATTGGCGCGAAGAAAAAATCCGGTGCCGATTATGCTATCGCGGTAACAGGAATCGCAGGTCCGGACGGCGGAACAACCGAAAAACCTGTGGGTTTAGTGTATGTTTCTGTCGCAGGGCCGAATGAAACAAAAACCGAGCGTTTCCTTTTTGGCGCAAGAAACAGAGATTTTATCAGACTACGAACTTCACAAGTCGCCCTTAATTTACTTAGATTAAACTTGTGTAATTGA